CTGTCTTGAGACCCCACCCTGACTTGtgaccctcttcctcctgctgcccGTCTTCCCCCCCCAACCTGCTCAGCCTGAGCATCACCCAACTGCTAGACCCTCAGCTCCTCCTCTCAGCATCCCCTGGGCCCCTCAGCAGCCCCTGCTCCTCTGGTATCATCACACGCTCCTCAAGAGTTCAAGGCCCTCTCCTGAAACCCAGTCCTCCATTTCTAACTAGATGACAgttccagctgagaccaagtccTCCTGGAACCTGTTGCTCAACATGCTGACAGCTGGGCCCCTCCTCTTCCCGTCCAAACCATTTCCCCTTCTGGACTTCTCTATTTTGTCAGCAATACCATCATTCCCCAACACACCCCTCCTCTTCCACGGCTTATCGGTTACCAAGCCTGGAGGCTCTTCCTTTTTAACAGTTCTCGTATCTGGGCTTTATTTTTCACTGCAACCAACACTACCACGGTGGCCCAGGAGTGAACTCCCATGCATCACTGACCTCCTACCTCTAGCCCATGCTTGTGCTGGAAAAATTTCCCCCAAAGCTTCCAAAAGCACAGCTGTCACCAACCCTCCAACCCGGCCACATGACTCCTCAAAACCCAGTACCGACTCTCCAGGACTCACGGGCTCCCTTGGTGTGTTGTcttacttcctcctccctcaaaCCCCCACCTACCTATCTCTGTGAGTCCAGCTCTGCATTACTGCCACAGGAACTACTTTCTCTTCTCCAAACACCCCGGCAGCCCTTGAGTCTTGCTCATGCCGTTCCCACTCAAatgcccttccctctcctctcggGTACCTCAAGTCCCACCAACCCTTCAAGGTACACTAGGGCTGTCACACCTTTCCTAACCTGCAGCCTCCCATGTTGGTGCCTGTCTGGAGCTCCTGTAACAGCAGATTCTGTAAAACTCACAGGCACTTGCATCCCTTCAACTGTGCCTGCGCACTAACACATTGGTGGCATCGACTAACATGACAGTTCGTAGGACTATGTGACCGGCAGGTTCCCCTCAACTCAGATCTTGACCCCTGCACCAGAAGGTAAAAATGGTCAAACAGGAATGATCACTTTCCTATGGTTAGCATTCAAGAGCTAGATAGAGATCCCAGGCCTTTCTATGAGTTAGCTCACTTAATCTTCAGAACCACTGTGTAGGGTTACGGTGGGGAAACTGAAGGCCAAAGTTCACCCAACTTGCCTAGGGTCTTGTGAGCCAGGAATTCTATCCCAGGCCCATCTGACTCACTCAGAATTCACCTCTTCGAGAGATCTCTTCCCtccagagcacagagcacagtgcctggcactcagCGGACGCTGGCTCAGCCAGTGTTTACTGACACTGTGACTCTTATCATCAGATGAGCCCCAGGGCACTGAGAGTGGTTCAGAGCCGCAGAGAGATTAACTCAAGAAtccaagaagaggaaagaagcaagattGGACCAGTGATGATCTCATCCCTCCATTTAACATTCTAGAGGGCAGGGTGCAAGGAAAAGTCGATCTTATGACCCCACCCAGACCCAGAACCTCCGGAGAACTTTCTCTTACCACTGACCCACCAGGCCAAGTTCAGAGGCTCAAAAGTCCTAGCCCACTGTTTCCATGTCCACCTCCCTCTCTGAAGCCACCTCTGCCCTCATTCTCTGGCTCCTGACttagccccctccccagctccctggtCTCAGCCTGGTCCTCCTACCCTTCCTCACCTGATTTTGGTTTTGAGCCGGTGGGGGCACCGGATGCTGTTTCTCCTGCACTCGGGGCTTTTCCTTCTGCTGAGCATAGGTGAAGCTGGGGGGCTGAGGGGAGCCTGTGCTACTGGAAGAGGGAGGTTCAGCGGACCCCAACTTCTGACTGGGCTGTGACCCGGGTCCACCTGGGGCTCCAGGGCTGAACTTGGAAGCCACAGGAGTAAACTTGGGAGGGACTGGGGAAAACTTAGGGGCTGGAGATGGGGCTGGGGGTCCTCGAGGCTGGGTGttagccgaaggcacaggctggggatgagcctggggctggggctgcacaTGGAACTGGACCTGAGGCTTGGCTTGGGGCTGCACATGGAACTGGGTCTGACTGGGAGGCTTAGCCTGAGcctgggcctggggcagaggctgggagctAGAAGGGGACTTCCAAGGAGGCAGGGGTGCTGTGCCCCCAGCTGCAGGCTTAGTACTGGACTTGGGAACGAATGGAGTGGCAACTGGTGGGGGTACATATCCAGAGGACACCTGCAAGGAacgggaaggaagggaaaagcagcTCAGTTAGAGGGGCGGGTGCCTTTCCTCCCTGCCCGGCCTTTCCTACTCTCCCATCTCTTACCCGGGCTTTGAAGGGATCATTCCTGGTCATGTCATCCAGCAGCGAGGACAGAGAGTCGATCTCCAAATCAATACTGCTCACCTTCTCCCTGGGCTAGAGGGTCAGGGGtcagagcagggatcccaggtCTCCACTCCCACCTCAACCCCCATCAGGCCAGAGGTGCAGAGGTCAGAGGTAAGGActtgcctctcctccccagcGGGTGTCCCACTGTGGCCGACCCTCCCAAGCCCCCATACCTGTGGTGGGGGAGGTACGGCAGCCTCAggccctccctcttcctccaatGGAGGCGGAGGGGAAGGGAAGATCTCCTCCTCCAGAGCCTCAGAGGGAAACGGTTCCTCCACAGGCGGAGGGGGAGGTGGAAAGGCACCTCCTAGAGCACCCTCCGAGTCGTCGCCATCACCAAGGACAGGAGGCGGTGGTAGGGGAAAGTCTGAGGTAGGAAAGCGAGAGAGGACAGTCTGGTGAGAAGACAGTCTGCAGGCGacccctccaccccttccccaagCTACTCTCCTTCTACAGCTCTCACCCCTAACCCGAGAACTCTCCCGGGGCCCCGGAGCTTGCGGGAAGGCAAAGAGGAGGCAGGGCGCCCTGGGAGCGCTGGGTCAGTAAAGGCGGGGGACTCGACAGTGGAGTGATGCAGCTCCCGTTACACTGGGGAAAACGGACCCAGAGGGGAAGATTCGTGCCCCACATtcccgcctcccacccccaggcgGGGGACTTGGAACGGTCCCAGGAGCCCTGGCTCCCAGCCATGAGCTCCACGATGAGGTAAGAACATCTGCTCGGGACAGGCTAGCTGCGCCCAGCCCCCTTCGTGCAATCAGACCCCCAAACTCCCGAAACCCCTGCCCCCGGCCCGGCGCATACCCGCCGGGGTTCAGCCCCAAGCCCAGCCGCATACCTTCAGGGGGCGGCGGGGGGATCTCGCCCACCCGGCCCATCTGCGCGCGCTGGACCCCGGCGGCCGAGGGGGGCTCGCTGTCTCCGGGCCGGAAAGGATTTACTTTGGGCTTTGGGGCCACCACCGGGCCGAACTTCTTCTGTGGGGCGTAAAAAGCCGGAGCCGAGACCGAGACGGAGATCGCGGGAGGCGGGCGGGGGGCCGCCATGGCCAAGCCGGGCTGCTGGGGGGGGAGGTGGCCAGGTTACGCGGCGCGCGGCCGGCCCGAGGACCCCCGGCCGGCCCGGCTCCCCGCggcgcccgcgcccccgcccctccccgtgCGCAGCCGCCGAGCGGTTCCCCACTCCTCACCGCGGGCCGGAGCGTGCGCGCCGCGTCTCGGGTGGCCGCCTCGCAGCCGGGTCCCAGGACTCTGCGTCCGGGTCCCGAGCAGCCTCCAGCCTGGGCGGGGAGGGACgcagggaagaaggagggagggagggggcgggaagAGAGCGGCGCTCAGACCATACAAGGAGCGGCCcggagaggggggcggggagaggcggggagaggcggggagggcGGACCCGGCAGGAAACTCCCCCAGGAAGGGGCCCTGCTCCGGACCCCGGGCCCGAGGCTCTGCCAAGGTCCTCCCGCCCCCgtcccgccgcccccgccgccccggctGGGCTGagacctcccctccccaggcacaGGCCTCtgatgtcatttcctgactcgcCACCACCTCCACCAGCACCCCCGCCCGACCCGACCCGCGGGTGCCCGAGATCTGACTCACCGTCCCCACTCCCGGCGAAGCCCGCGGAGGTCGAGCGGCTGCCCCCGAGGTGGCGAAGCAGCCGGACTGCGCCTCCCGCAGGggcccagccccctcctctcccGGGCAGCCGCTACCTGCCCCCGCCACCTccagctgctcctcctcctcctgcccagccGCCGGCCACGTCCCCCGTCCCCTCCGGCTCAGCCCAGACCGGCAGGACTGGGATGGAAACGGGCTCCAGGGTAGACGGGGATGGTGAGTGGGGGATTCTCCCTGCCCACGTCCCCCGGGTCCTTCTGTGCCCCCGAGGCGGGGTGTGAGCATGAACCTGGAGGGTCGTTGGAGGATCCTAACTTAAAATCTTGGGTAGCCGCCTAAGGCTTCTAGGAATTCTCATCACCCGCGCCCCCGCCTGCGGATCGGTGAAGCttcgagggagagagagactgggaatgGGGGTCGGGGGCCCCCGAGGCCAGGGCGGCGGGCGGACTTGGGGCGGGGAGGACGGAGGTGGACCCCCGCAACATGGCTTCGACAGTACTTAAGCGCCCACCGTGACCCACCCTTCCGAGAGGCTTTGGGCCGCGAGGCCACCCCGGGACAAGCGGAGCCTGCGTTCGGTGGAGCCCCCCACTGGTCCGACCGGATTCCTCGGCCTGGGACTCGGCCCCTGGCTACGAAAAAGGGCCAGACCTaggctctttttctctttgtttttaattcaaatggGAAATTTACCAAATTGCCGCCTGAATTCCAACACATCACTACTTGCAAAGTAGGAGACATAGGGCATTTCGGCCTGTGGGGCCAATATATCACCCGCGggtgcttccttttctttcattctgtgctCCCAGCCTTCACTGCCATCTAAGGCAGTCAGCGCCCTTGTGCGCACCATACTCAGTGTGCTCGGTCAGTCCTTGGCCCTAGGAATGGGCCATTCCACACAGTCAGGGAGCCTCCGGGCTGTGCTTTAGAGACCTCCAGACTCAGCCCTCACGTTCGCACAAGAAAACAGGCTGGGGACTTAGGAGATGGGGCCAGGTCCCACCCAGTCAGCTGCAGGGTCTAGACTAGAACTAGGTGTCTTGAGGGCTGTAATGTGAGAGCTCATTCCCCTGCACCCTGGTATCAGGTAAAGCAACCCTGGATACAAGAGAGCAGAATGAGGTCAGGGTTCAGAGACCCAGCCTGAGCGCCCCAAATAAGTGACAACTGTCTTcattctctctgcttcagttttctctgtaAAAGAGGGGATGATCTTCAATCCACCAACCTTATTGCAGtgttatggaaaaataaataaaactccataCCTGAAAGTGCTATATATTGCTCCGTATTATTTTCAAGCCCCAGTTCTGCCCAGAAGGGAAATTCTGGTGGATTAACCTAGAACCAGTTCCCCCTGGAGGTTGGCAGGCAGACCTCTCATGGGCCTTGGTACACACGAAGCCCTGCTCCTTTCATGCACCTTATCCAAGAACTTATTCTACCTGTGACTACATTTTCATCTCCTTCTATGACCCCACTCTTCTTTTCTCTAGCGTCCTACGGTCGTCACTGGGATTTCTCGCAGCCACAAGCATGTGTGGCCATGTATAATACTAAGCCTGCAGTGCAGATCTCTGACACGTAGGAGCAGGTCCTGGGCCTGTCCCTATGAAGATCTGCTGGAAATTTGATATTAGATTTTTCCGTGCATGTCAGAGACTGTGTCTTGGGCTTTGCAGACCCAAAGTCTCATTGCCAACCCTTCAAAAGACAGTTGGTCCTTGAACGGCATTGGTTTGAACTGTGAAGGTCTATTTATAAACagggttattttgttttgtcttttgagaattacaatactgtaaatgtatttactCTTCCTTAAGATCTAGTTCACATTTTCTCTAGTTTCCTTTATTgtgagaatacagtatataatacatatagcatataaaatatgtgttcatgGTTTGTTTATGTTACTTCCAGTCAACAGCAGTCTGTTGGTGAATTCTGGGGGAATCAGAAGTTATTGGTGGATTTTTGGCTGCACAAGGGTCAGGTcccctaacccccatgttgttcaacaGCCGACTATACGCCcacttggggaaaaaagttaGGAAGATGGTTTCCAGATAGCATCGCAAGAGTAAAAGCCATCTACCCTCCAAATGTCTCCTTAAGGAATATGCATGTGCAAAATATAGTACGTTTAATTGTTAGGCAGCTGAACCTATTTATAAATCAAGAATAGAAGAGTGCGTGGGCAGGCTTAGTTTTACTGACAACTAAGAGCATTTGGGATACAGAATATTAAACCCAAGAGTTTTAAGCCAGCTTTCCTAAATACAAGTAGAAACACTGCAGAGCATCTCAGAAGGACACATTTACTAGGCCAAGATGTCTTAAGTGCAGCTTCAGGGTCAATGCTATCAGAACGTACACAATGAATAAGAGAAGCCCTACAgattcttaagtattttcttaaGTAAGCAGTCCTAATTGGCTTTTTTGGGTAATATGTGTAAAGTGCAGCAAGTGTATAGATGTTCCCACCAAATCATTTCCAACAGCCTGGGGCCAggtgagagagaggacaggagaaaACTGGCAGTGACCTTTTGCCACAGAAAACATCCCTACACACCTCTGAGGATTTGTATTCACCAGGTCTCAGAGAGTTTGCTTCAAGGGCACACAACATAAATAAGAAGTTAGAGGCagtcaagggggaaaaaaaaaaaaaaagaagaagaagaagggaacagGGCAACGAATTCAGTAATGAAAAGAGGGACGTCATCACGGATGTCATCACGAAGTTCTTTCTGTGTGCTGGCTGCCGATGGACAGAGGGTCAACAGGGCTCCAGGCGTGGTGCTGGCTGCTGAGACAACAGCAGGAACTACAaccaccattaccaccaccacGTGTAACATCACCCGCACCACTAATAATCGCACATGAGGTAAGGCTTCGTGTGTGCGGCTAGGCACAAAACTAAACACTTTAAACATATACCCCtattttatcctcacaataaATCTGTGAGGAATGTacattattatcccatttttcaGGTAAGGAAACGGAAGCCAACCAGATGTTGGATTTTCTTCACctccaaaactgaaaaaagaagaaaaaaaattgtaacaccaaaaaaaaagagaaaaattcccATGCAAATATGTTACTATTTGAAGacacccccaccctccacttAGACTCTTGCAGTCCCTCATTTCTTCCCTTGAAAAGCCCCAGCCTGCTGCATCGACGACCTCTTCAGGTCCGCCTCCACTTCCATCCCTTATTGAAGTCCTGGtgcctatctgtctgtctgtctatctgcatgtgtgcatacacactcGTGTTTTGTATTTGTGAGattagatacagatatagatatatagatatagataggcACTTTGgaaacttcatatatatatatatatgaaatatatatatatatatatatatgagacaaGCCTTTATACCCAAGTGTGAACTGCTATCAGAGGACATGCTTAGGCTACAAGAAATCTTTTTGTATATTACACTTTTGTATAATATGTAGTTTTGTATGATGGAACGTTTCCAGGAGGCTTCTCAAAGAGTCGTTAATAGTGGTTGGTGTTATGGTTTGGAACTGGGGGCGAGCAGAAGACTTTTATAACCATTGTCTTTTTCTCCATGAATGcacattacttttataatttttttaaaaaggaagagaaagaaagaggagcaaTGACAACGCCATGGTCTCTTTCCTCCTGTTGGAGAGCTCTCGTGCACCGGGGTACCGGGAGCACATGGTCTACAgttctcccccttcctccaatATTTACTCCTCTCCTGGTCCCACTTGCATTTCTTGTGGGTACAAAATAAACTTGTAGCTGGAAGAATAGATACCAGGCAGGGGCTGGGTAGGGGCTGGGTAGGAGCTGCTGAAGTACTCAACAAGACCCAGGAAGCTTGGTGGCAAAGCCAAGGAAGCGGAGGGTCCTGCCACGGCCAGGAgtcacaccccccacacacacacacacataaccccCCTGGAACGGATGCACTGACAACCACAAATGCCCCCTTTGTCCTCCTTTCTTCCAGGGTGGCCCCAACAGGCTGATATCGAAACAGCATCCTCAATgtacttttctcttccctctctcacttcggTTCAACCAATATTTCCTAATAACGTCTGTATTCTTGGCACTCTGGATATAAAGATAAAGCCAGTTCTTGCCTTCAAGGAACTCTCCATCAAGAGGAGAAAACACTTACATGGATATTTTAGTATAATAGGGTAAATGTTAAGGTTAGGAAAGAAGCTTTCACCCACCCCACAGTGCTGCTTGGTGTGGTCACACTCCTTACAATAGCTGGGTGGCCTTCTGGCCCCTTAAACCTCATGATGATCATCCCACCAGGTCCCAAGCAGCAGTGAGCAGAGCCTGCATAGGTCATCCAGGGAACAGAGGTCAGATGAGCAGCAGAAGTCAGGGCCCCATACATCCCCAGGTCTGAGCCAGATGGGCACCCAAAGGCACTGCAAGTGTCAGCAAGGCAGAAATGCATGGTGGTTATGGAGGGCGGAGTAGGACAGATGGTCAGATGGCGGAGAGTCAGCAGcccagggagctgggaagggCAGACAGGAAAAGACACCCAGGCCTCCCACAGCAGCACAAGCAGGTTCCTGGCCACGGAAAGCCGGCCAGCGCACCATCTGTCCTANNNNNNNNNNNNNNNNNNNNNNNNNNNNNNNNNNNNNNNNNNNNNNNNNNNNNNNNNNNNNNNNNNNNNNNNNNNNNNNNNNNNNNNNNNNNNNNNNNNNNNNNNNNNNNNNNNNNNNNNNNNNNNNNNNNNNNNNNNNNNNNNNNNNNNNNNNNNNNNNNNNNNNNNNNNNNNNNNNNNNNNNNNNNNNNNNNNNNNNNNNNNNNNNNNNNNNNNNNNNNNNNNNNNNNNNNNNNNNNNNNNNNNNNNNNNNNNNNNNNNNNNNNNNNNNNNNNNNNNNNNNNNNNNNNNNNNNNNNNNNNNNNNNNNNNNNNNNNNNNNNNNNNNNNNNNNNNNNNNNNNNNNNNNNNNNNNNNNNNNNNNNNNNNNNNNNNNNNNNNNNNNNNNNNNNNNNNNNNNNNNNNNNNNNNNNNNNNNNNNNNNNNNNNNNNNNNNNNNNNNNNNNNNNNNNNNNNNNNNNNNNNNNNNNNNNNNNNNNNNNNNNNNNNNNNNNNNNNNNNNNNNNNNNNNNNNNNNNNNNNNNNNNNNNNNNNNNNNNNNNNNNNNNNNNNNNNNNNNNNNNNNNNNNNNNNNNNNNNNNNNNNNNNNNNNNNNNNNNNNNNNNNNNNNNNNNNNNNNNNNNNNNNNNNNNNNNNNNNNNNNNNNNNNNNNNNNNNNNNNNNNNNNNNNNNNNNNNNNNNNNNNNNNNNNNNNNNNNNNNNNNNNNNNNNNNNNNNNNNNNNNNNNNNNNNNNNNNNNNNNNNNNNNNNNNNNNNNNNNNNNNNNNNNNNNNNNNNNNNNNNNNNNNNNNNNNNNNNNNNNNNNNNNNNNNNNNNNNNNNNNNNNNNNNNNNNNNNNNNNNNNNNNNNNNNNNNNNNNNNNNNNNNNNNNNNNNNNNNNNNNNNNNNNNNNNNNNNNNNNNNNNNNNNNNNNNNNNNNNNNNNNNNNNNNNNNNNNNNNNNNNNNNNNNNNNNNNNNNNNNNNNNNNNNNNNNNNNNNNNNNNNNNNNNNNNNNNNNNNNNNNNNNNNNNNNNNNNNNNNNNNNNNNNNNNNNNNNNNNNNNNNNNNNNNNNNNNNNNNNNNNNNNNNNNNNNNNNNNNNNNNNNNNNNNNNNNNNNNNNNNNNNNNNNNNNNNNNNNNNNNNNNNNNNNNNNNNNNNNNNNNNNNNNNNNNNNNNNNNNNNNNNNNNNNNNNNNNNNNNNNNNNNNNNNNNNNNNNNNNNNNNNNNNNNNNNNNNNNNNNNNNNNNNNNNNNNNNNNNNNNNNNNNNNNNNNNNNNNNNNNNNNNNNNNNNNNNNNNNNNNNNNNNNNNNNNNNNNNNNNNNNNNNNNNNNNNNNNNNNNNNNNNNNNNNNNNNNNNNNNNNNNNNNNNNNNNNNNNNNNNNNNNNNNNNNNNNNNNNNNNNNNNNNNNNNNNNNNNNNNNNNNNNNNNNNNNNNNNNNNNNNNNNNNNNNNNNNNNNNNNNNNNNNNNNNNNNNNNNNNNNNNNNNNNNNNNNNNNNNNNNNNNNNNNNNNNNNNNNNNNNNNNNNNNNNNNNNNNNNNNNNNNNNNNNNNNNNNNNNNNNNNNNNNNNNNNNNNNNNNNNNNNNNNNNNNNNNNNNNNNNNNNNNNNNNNNNNNNNNNNNNNNNNNNNNNNNNNNNNNNNNNNNNNNNNNNNNNNNNNNNNNNNNNNNNNNNNNNNNNNNNNNNNNNNNNNNNNNNNNNNNNNNNNNNNNNNNNNNNNNNNNNNNNNNNNNNNNNNNNNNNNNNNNNNNNNNNNNNNNNNNNNNNNNNNNNNNNNNNNNNNNNNNNNNNNNNNNNNNNNNNNNNNNNNNNNNNNNNNNNNNNNNNNNNNNNNNNNNNNNNNNNNNNNNNNNNNNNNNNNNNNNNNNNNNNNNNNNNNNNNNNNNNNNNNNNNNNNNNNNNNNNNNNNNNNNNNNNNNNNNNNNNNNNNNNNNNNNNNNNNNNNNNNNNNNNNNNNNNNNNNNNNNNNNNNNNNNNNNNNNNNNNNNNNNNNNNNNNNNNNNNNNNNNNNNNNNNNNNNNNNNNNNNNNNNNNNNNNNNNNNNNNNNNNNNNNNNNNNNNNNNNNNNNNNNNNNNNNNNNNNNNNNNNNNNNNNNNNNNNNNNNNNNNNNNNNNNNNNNNNNNNNNNNNNNNNNNNNNNNNNNNNNNNNNNNNNNNNNNNNNNNNNNNNNNNNNNNNNNNNNNNNNNNNNNNNNNNNNNNNNNNNNNNNNNNNNNNNNNNNNNNNNNNNNNNNNNNNNNNNNNNNNNNNNNNNNNNNNNNNNNNNNNNNNNNNNNNNNNNNNNNNNNNNNNNNNNNNNNNNNNNNNNNNNNNNNNNNNNNNNNNNNNNNNNNNNNNNNNNNNNNNNNNNNNNNNNNNNNNNNNNNNNNNNNNNNNNNNNNNNNNNNNNNNNNNNNNNNNNNNNNNNNNNNNNNNNNNNNNNNNNNNNNNNNNNNNNNNNNNNNNNNNNNNNNNNNNNNNNNNNNNNNNNNNNNNNNNNNNNNNNNNNNNNNNNNNNNNNNNNNNNNNNNNNNNNNNNNNNNNNNNNNNNNNNNNNNNNNNNNNNNNNNNNNNNNNNNNNNNNNNNNNNNNNNNNNNNNNNNNNNNNNNNNNNNNNNNNNNNNNNNNNNNNNNNNNNNNNNNNNNNNNNNNNNNNNNNNNNNNNNNNNNNNNNNNNNNNNNNNNNNNNNNNNNNNNNNNNNNNNNNNNNNNNNNNNNNNNNNNNNNNNNNNNNNNNNNNNNNNNNNNNNNNNNNNNNNNNNNNNNNNNNNNNNNNNNNNNNNNNNNNNNNNNNNNNNNNNNNNNNNNNNNNNNNNNNNNNNNNNNNNNNNNNNNNNNNNNNNNNNNNNNNNNNNNNNNNNNNNNNNNNNNNNNNNNNNNNNNNNNNNNNNNNNNNNNNNNNNNNNNNNNNNNNNNNNNNNNNNNNNNNNNNNNNNNNNNNNNNNNNNNNNNNNNNNNNNNNNNNNNNNNNNNNNNNNNNNNNNNNNNNNNNNNNNNNNNNNNNNNNNNNNNNNNNNNNNNNNNNNNNNNNNNNNNNNNNNNNNNNNNNNNNNNNNNNNNNNNNNNNNNNNNNNNNNNNNNNNNNNNNNNNNNNNNNNNNNNNNNNNNNNNNNNNNNNNNNNNNNNNNNNNNNNNNNNNNNNNNNNNNNNNNNNNNNNNNNNNNNNNNNNNNNNNNNNNNNNNNNNNNNNNNNNNNNNNNNNNNNNNNNNNNNNNNNNNNNNNNNNNNNNNNNNNNNNNNNNNNNNNNNNNNNNNNNNNNNNNNNNNNNNNNNNNNNNNNNNNNNNNNNNNNNNNNNNNNNNNNNNNNNNNNNNNNNNNNNNNNNNNNNNNNNNNNNNNNNNNNNNNNNNNNNNNNNNNNNNNNNNNNNNNNNNNNNNNNNNNNNNNNNNNNNNNNNNNNNNNNNNNNNNNNNNNNNNNNNNNNNNNNNNNNNNNNNNNNNNNNNNNNNNNNNNNNNNNNNNNNNNNNNNNNNNNNNNNNNNNNNNNNNNNNNNNNNNNNNNNNNNNNNNNNNNNNNNNNNNNNNNNNNNNNNNNNNNNNNNNNNNNNNNNNNNNNNNNNNNNNNNNNNNNNNNNNNNNNNNNNNNNNNNNNNNNNNNNNNNNNNNNNNNNNNNNNNNNNNNNNNNNNNNNNNNNNNNNNNNNNNNNNNNNNNNNNNNNNNNNNNNNNNNNNNNNNNNNNNNNNNNNNNNNNNNNNNNNNNNNNNNNNNNNNNNNNNNNNNNNNNNNNNNNNNNNNNNNNNNNNNNNNNNNNNNNNNNNNNNNNNNNNNNNNNNNNNNNNNNNNNNNNNNNNNNNNNNNNNNNNNNNNNNNNNNNNNNNNNNNNNNNNNNNNNNNNNNNNNNNNNNNNNNNNNNNNNNNNNNNNNNNNNNNNNNNNNNNNNNNN
Above is a genomic segment from Mustela nigripes isolate SB6536 chromosome 4, MUSNIG.SB6536, whole genome shotgun sequence containing:
- the ZYX gene encoding zyxin, coding for MAAPRPPPAISVSVSAPAFYAPQKKFGPVVAPKPKVNPFRPGDSEPPSAAGVQRAQMGRVGEIPPPPPEDFPLPPPPVLGDGDDSEGALGGAFPPPPPPVEEPFPSEALEEEIFPSPPPPLEEEGGPEAAVPPPPQPREKVSSIDLEIDSLSSLLDDMTRNDPFKARVSSGYVPPPVATPFVPKSSTKPAAGGTAPLPPWKSPSSSQPLPQAQAQAKPPSQTQFHVQPQAKPQVQFHVQPQPQAHPQPVPSANTQPRGPPAPSPAPKFSPVPPKFTPVASKFSPGAPGGPGSQPSQKLGSAEPPSSSSTGSPQPPSFTYAQQKEKPRVQEKQHPVPPPAQNQNQGRSPGAPGPLTLKEVEELEQLTQQLMHDMEHPQRQNVAVNESCGRCRQPLARTQPAVRALGQLFHVPCFTCHQCEQQLQGQQFYSLEGAPYCEGCYTDTLEKCNTCGQPITDRMLRATGKAYHPQCFTCVVCACPLEGTSFIVDQANRPHCVPDYHKQYAPRCSVCEGPIMPEPGREETVRVVALDKNFHMKCYKCEDCGKALSIEADDNGCFPLDGHVLCRKCHTARAQT